DNA sequence from the Leuconostoc lactis genome:
ATTTTAACGACACTGTTGATCAATAAGTATTTTAGAATCCTAAAGTACCTTCGATATACAAAGATAAATAATATAGATATCCAAGATATGGATGTGATTGATGAACAGTTTAAATCTTTGAAAAAACACAAGTATCCTCTTGGTGTTTATGAGAATGATAATGATTATATGCTAGAATGGATGCCGTACAAACGATATGGCCATGCAACGACGATTCTAATTTCTAAGGCACAATTTAATATGTACTAGAACCATGATAAGCTAGAGGAGATTATTGCAATTATTAAAGAGGGTGCTGAAAAGGCTTATCGAAAAAATAGTATGTATGTACTTAATCAACATTTTTATGTTGATGATACAACAGTAAATCAAGATGCCAAATCAATCGATAAGCCATAGTAAAAACCACAACTTAATTAAGTTGTGGTTTTTATTTGCATAAGTTTATATGTTATATTTTTGCTACTGTGTCACCAGGTTTCAATACCACATCTGTAAAAATAATGGTATGAGGTGAGAGTGCTTGGTTGGCAATTGTTGTAATAGCCAGTTCACCCATTTGGATAAAATTTTGTTGGACGGCTGTTAAACGAGGTCGTGTGAGCTGGGTGAGATCCGTACCATCAACGGTGATAATTGACAGGTCATCAGGGACACTAACGCCAGCATCTTTAGCACTATTCAGAATACCAATCCCAACAATGTCAGCAGATCCAATCACTGCAGTGAAGGGTAATGGCACGCCAAAATTTTGAATGGTCTCAAGACCGGTCTGATAAGCATTTTCAATACCCCAAATAAAGGCCGGATTATAATGAATCTCATGTTTTGCTAGTGCATCAATGAAGCCTTGACGCCGTAACGTCGCGACTACCGAGTCTGGATCAGCGGCACCAATTAACGCGATTTGACGATGCCCCTGATCATATAAATAATCAACGATGGTATGCATCATCGCATAATTATCAGAAGAAATAGACGTAATGCCATTATTTAATTGATTGGAAATACTCAAAAGGTGTGTGTCAGCCGTCATTAATACATCAAAAACAGCTGTTTCAAGGTCAACCGCCAACATCACCACAGCTAACAATTGTCGTGAGAGCAATGATTTGACCGTTTTAATTTGGTGCTGGACATCATTTTCCAGAAAAACAATTAACAATTCATATTCCAGTTCAAATGCTTGACGTTGCATACCTTTAATAATTTCATCAGCAAAGTTGGTATGTGTTGCAGGGACAAGTACGCCAATCACGCGACTTGCCTTTTGTGACAAATCGGCAGCCGATTGATTTTTATAATAACCCATCTCTTCGGCGAGTTGGCGGACGCGCTGGGCTGTTTCCGCACTAAAACGCCCACGATTTGTCAAAATTCGTGAGACGGATGCCGCTGAAATGCCGGCGCGATTTGCAATGTCCTTAATTGTAATAGCCATAATCCATATTATAGCGTAAAGTCGGTTGACAAACAAAATGAAAGCGTTTACAATACGAAGTGCGTAAACGTTTACTCAAAATCCAAAAAAGATTATGTTTAACATGCTAGCAGTCTTAAATGTAGTCGGGTTCTCAACTAGACAAAATTATCACTTAAAGGAGAGTGACTATGTTGAATCGTACGACGCAAAACAGGGGACAGCTGCCGATGCTCACCAGTATGCAGCTATTCCTGATGACTTTTGGCTATGCTGGCGTTCAAGTCGCATTTTCAGTGCAAACTGGTAATATGGGTCGCATATTTCAGACTTTAGGCGCTGACCCAACAAAGCTAGG
Encoded proteins:
- a CDS encoding LacI family DNA-binding transcriptional regulator, with product MAITIKDIANRAGISAASVSRILTNRGRFSAETAQRVRQLAEEMGYYKNQSAADLSQKASRVIGVLVPATHTNFADEIIKGMQRQAFELEYELLIVFLENDVQHQIKTVKSLLSRQLLAVVMLAVDLETAVFDVLMTADTHLLSISNQLNNGITSISSDNYAMMHTIVDYLYDQGHRQIALIGAADPDSVVATLRRQGFIDALAKHEIHYNPAFIWGIENAYQTGLETIQNFGVPLPFTAVIGSADIVGIGILNSAKDAGVSVPDDLSIITVDGTDLTQLTRPRLTAVQQNFIQMGELAITTIANQALSPHTIIFTDVVLKPGDTVAKI